A genomic segment from Tessaracoccus defluvii encodes:
- the ypfJ gene encoding KPN_02809 family neutral zinc metallopeptidase has protein sequence MEYRGDADISKSRVRYGGGSGGRGGRGGKVAVGGGLGGILVLLLALFFGSDIGDLLGTAQQPQPQQSQQQGGAECQTAADIEQNRDCRWQAYDVALTNYWQSAFESGFKPIEAMNIFTGQIATACGTGSSEMGPFYCPGDYEIYVDDDYMGQLLAQLGTERSDAAELYIVGHEYGHHISNLTGDMAKARAGGNQTGPKSGQVRLELQADCYAGVFFNNTLKDPSSPIASVTQDDLDRIVAAARAVGDDHIQAQSTGRVVPESWTHGSSQMRQYWVAIGFNSGDPGSCDTFSTDQLGG, from the coding sequence ATGGAATATCGCGGCGACGCCGACATCAGCAAGTCTCGTGTGCGATACGGAGGTGGCAGCGGCGGGCGAGGTGGCCGCGGCGGGAAGGTCGCCGTGGGCGGCGGTCTCGGCGGCATACTCGTCCTGCTCCTCGCGCTGTTCTTCGGCAGCGACATCGGCGACCTGCTGGGCACCGCGCAGCAGCCGCAGCCCCAGCAGTCGCAGCAGCAGGGCGGGGCCGAGTGCCAGACGGCGGCGGACATCGAGCAGAACCGCGACTGCCGCTGGCAGGCCTATGACGTCGCGCTCACCAACTATTGGCAGAGCGCGTTCGAGTCGGGCTTCAAGCCGATCGAGGCGATGAACATCTTCACCGGCCAGATCGCCACCGCCTGCGGCACCGGCAGCTCAGAGATGGGCCCCTTCTACTGCCCGGGCGACTACGAGATCTACGTCGACGACGACTACATGGGCCAGCTGCTCGCGCAGCTCGGCACCGAGCGCAGCGACGCCGCGGAGCTCTACATCGTCGGCCACGAGTACGGCCACCACATCTCCAACCTCACCGGCGACATGGCCAAGGCCCGCGCCGGAGGCAACCAGACGGGTCCCAAGTCGGGCCAGGTCCGCCTCGAACTGCAGGCCGACTGCTACGCGGGCGTCTTCTTCAACAACACGTTGAAGGATCCGAGCTCGCCCATCGCATCGGTCACGCAGGACGACCTGGACCGCATCGTCGCCGCCGCCCGCGCCGTCGGCGACGACCACATCCAGGCCCAGTCCACCGGGCGTGTGGTTCCCGAGAGCTGGACCCACGGCTCGTCCCAGATGCGCCAGTACTGGGTGGCCATCGGCTTCAACAGCGGCGACCCCGGCAGCTGCGACACCTTCTCCACGGATCAGCTGGGAGGCTGA
- a CDS encoding MBL fold metallo-hydrolase RNA specificity domain-containing protein, producing MSTPQTATLTFLGAAGTVTGSRFLLTVDGRRTMIDAGMFQGEKHLRRRNREKFPVDPSTITDILITHAHADHTSYLPALVRHGFQGRIHATWPTIRLAEIVLRDAGRLQEQAADDARRGGWSKHESPAPLYTTADVEATLPLFRPVEFDTNIDLDPLWVRWTRAGHILGSASIHVTIGARSLLVSGDLGRHDHPILRPRDIPPAADIVLCESTYGDREHPEPEQPHEVLADAIGRTVERRGQVVIPAFAIDRTETVLHALVQLRRAGRIPDIPVIVDGPMSLKALDVYKDSAEELADGVTLAEFTDLDLLETRDGAESRRLNGRTDPMIIISSSGMAEGGRVLYHLARLLPDPRNTVLLSGYQAVGTRGRALQEGARHVKINGHYVAVKAEVLRDNEFSVHADASDLIDWLAALEEPPETVFLVHGEQAASEALGERIATELDLVTVVPQHGEVIDLMA from the coding sequence ATGTCCACTCCCCAGACCGCGACCCTGACTTTCCTCGGCGCGGCCGGCACCGTCACGGGCTCCCGGTTCCTGTTGACGGTGGACGGCCGCCGCACCATGATCGATGCCGGCATGTTCCAGGGCGAGAAGCACCTGCGGCGTCGGAACCGGGAGAAGTTCCCGGTCGATCCGTCGACCATCACCGACATCCTCATCACGCATGCGCATGCGGACCACACGTCGTATCTTCCGGCGCTGGTCCGGCACGGCTTCCAGGGCCGGATCCACGCGACGTGGCCGACGATCCGGCTGGCCGAGATCGTCCTGCGCGACGCGGGCAGGCTGCAGGAGCAGGCCGCCGACGACGCGCGGCGCGGCGGCTGGTCGAAGCACGAGTCACCGGCCCCGCTGTATACGACCGCCGACGTCGAGGCGACCCTGCCGCTGTTTCGACCGGTCGAGTTCGACACGAACATCGACCTGGATCCGCTGTGGGTCCGATGGACCCGTGCGGGCCACATCCTCGGATCGGCCAGCATCCATGTGACGATCGGTGCCCGTTCGCTGCTGGTTTCCGGCGACCTTGGCCGCCACGACCATCCGATCCTGCGTCCCCGGGACATCCCGCCCGCGGCTGACATCGTGCTGTGTGAGTCCACCTACGGCGACAGGGAGCATCCGGAGCCGGAGCAGCCACACGAGGTCCTGGCCGACGCGATCGGCCGGACGGTCGAGCGGCGGGGCCAAGTGGTCATCCCCGCCTTCGCGATCGACCGGACCGAGACCGTCCTCCACGCGCTCGTCCAGCTGCGGCGCGCCGGCCGCATCCCTGACATCCCCGTCATCGTCGACGGGCCCATGTCTCTGAAGGCGCTCGACGTCTACAAGGACAGCGCCGAGGAGTTGGCCGACGGCGTCACCCTGGCCGAGTTCACCGACCTGGATCTGCTCGAGACACGCGACGGCGCCGAGAGCCGTCGCCTCAACGGCCGCACGGATCCGATGATCATCATCTCGTCGTCGGGCATGGCCGAGGGGGGACGGGTGCTGTACCACCTGGCCCGGCTGCTCCCCGATCCCCGCAACACCGTCCTCCTGTCCGGTTACCAGGCCGTCGGCACCCGCGGCCGGGCGCTGCAGGAGGGCGCCCGGCACGTGAAGATCAACGGGCATTACGTCGCGGTGAAGGCCGAGGTGCTGCGGGACAACGAGTTCTCCGTCCACGCCGATGCCTCGGACCTCATCGACTGGCTCGCCGCCCTGGAGGAGCCGCCGGAGACGGTGTTCCTGGTGCACGGCGAACAGGCGGCCTCCGAGGCTCTGGGCGAACGGATAGCAACGGAACTCGACCTGGTCACGGTGGTGCCGCAGCACGGTGAGGTGATCGACCTGATGGCGTGA
- a CDS encoding aminoacyl-tRNA deacylase, with the protein MTNPALDALAASGLSHTVTCHGPVRSLAEAAAARGVEPGDIVKTMVVRRGPDDYLLVLVPGDATISWPKLRAVLGVNRLSMPDAEEARAVTGFERGTITPFGTLTRLPVIADARVPGRVVSIGAGAHGVAATVDGSALVETLGATVADVTEP; encoded by the coding sequence ATGACGAACCCCGCCCTGGATGCCCTGGCCGCCTCGGGGCTCAGCCACACCGTGACCTGTCACGGACCCGTGCGGTCCCTCGCCGAGGCGGCGGCCGCCCGCGGCGTGGAGCCCGGCGACATCGTCAAGACGATGGTGGTGCGTCGCGGCCCGGACGACTATCTGCTGGTGCTGGTCCCGGGCGACGCAACGATCTCGTGGCCGAAGCTGCGGGCGGTGCTGGGCGTCAACAGGCTGTCGATGCCCGACGCCGAGGAGGCACGGGCGGTGACCGGCTTCGAGCGGGGCACGATCACGCCGTTCGGCACCCTGACGCGACTGCCGGTGATCGCGGACGCGCGGGTGCCGGGCAGGGTCGTCTCGATCGGGGCCGGAGCGCACGGGGTGGCGGCCACCGTCGACGGCTCGGCGCTTGTCGAGACGCTGGGCGCGACGGTCGCCGACGTCACGGAACCGTAG
- a CDS encoding Bax inhibitor-1/YccA family protein, with product MANPIIGSPDAFTRHSSPQQAYPQGPANDPYQQYGQQQPTFTPYQQPVTVGPVMTLDDVLAKTAITLGTVALVAAATFFLIPEALLTPVWIASAIAGLITVFIVSRKQTVSPAGVMVYAVVEGLFVGAVTAFFDMVYPGIVAPAVLATFVTAGITLAAYKFFNIRVTPKFRKVVFIGTAALALTYLANLVLSLFGIRTGIIETGSQAGLLAIGISIVAVVLAVLSLITDFDAVERGIAAKAPASESWRAALGITVTMVWLYVEILRIMSYFRD from the coding sequence ATGGCAAACCCGATCATCGGTAGCCCAGACGCCTTCACCCGCCACAGCTCGCCGCAGCAGGCGTATCCGCAGGGCCCGGCCAACGACCCCTACCAGCAGTACGGGCAGCAGCAGCCCACGTTCACCCCGTACCAGCAGCCGGTGACCGTCGGCCCCGTCATGACGCTCGACGATGTGCTGGCGAAGACGGCCATCACGCTCGGCACGGTCGCCCTGGTGGCTGCGGCGACGTTCTTCCTCATCCCGGAGGCGCTGCTGACCCCCGTCTGGATCGCCTCCGCCATCGCAGGCCTGATCACGGTCTTCATCGTGAGCCGCAAGCAGACCGTCTCGCCTGCGGGCGTCATGGTCTACGCGGTCGTCGAGGGCCTGTTCGTCGGCGCCGTCACCGCCTTCTTCGACATGGTCTACCCGGGCATCGTCGCGCCGGCGGTTCTCGCCACGTTCGTGACGGCTGGCATCACGCTTGCCGCCTACAAGTTCTTCAACATCAGGGTGACGCCCAAGTTCCGTAAGGTCGTCTTCATCGGCACCGCGGCGCTGGCCCTCACCTACCTGGCGAACCTCGTCCTGTCGCTGTTCGGGATCCGCACCGGGATCATCGAGACCGGCTCGCAGGCGGGCCTGCTCGCCATCGGCATCTCCATCGTCGCCGTCGTGCTCGCTGTGCTCAGCCTGATCACCGACTTCGACGCGGTCGAGCGCGGCATCGCCGCCAAGGCCCCGGCATCCGAGTCGTGGCGCGCGGCTCTCGGCATCACGGTCACCATGGTGTGGCTGTACGTCGAGATCCTGCGCATCATGTCCTACTTCAGGGACTGA
- a CDS encoding DUF6458 family protein codes for MRIGSAIVLIALGAILAFAVEAEIPYISLDLVGYILIGAGVIGLIWVLLASQRTRVTQSRTVQDPNTGETVRRSESHEGL; via the coding sequence GTGCGAATTGGTTCTGCCATCGTTCTGATCGCCCTCGGCGCCATCCTGGCGTTCGCGGTCGAAGCCGAAATCCCCTACATCAGCCTCGATCTTGTGGGCTACATCCTCATCGGCGCTGGCGTCATCGGGCTGATCTGGGTCCTGCTCGCGTCGCAGCGCACGCGTGTCACCCAGTCGCGCACCGTCCAGGATCCGAACACGGGCGAGACCGTCCGTCGTTCCGAGTCCCACGAAGGCCTCTGA
- a CDS encoding NUDIX hydrolase yields MRVVGVSHPLGAPVASFVVEHGAHPRVTMFDAGFVPIRPLAAALHEGEILFTWLVREVLEADPRPAERHAVYVAPCAETPRRHQRIGAYALVLSERGVLGTVNSAATKAPGVWTLPGGGIDAGESPSDAVLREIFEETGQEVVIDRVLTLESEHWIGRTMSGALEDFHALRIIYGATCETPSDPVVHDVGGSTEGAGWVPLRAWRSLHWTNSSRTLLSQYARKLSRRVSP; encoded by the coding sequence ATGCGCGTCGTCGGAGTCTCCCATCCCCTCGGGGCTCCGGTCGCCAGTTTCGTCGTGGAACACGGCGCGCATCCGCGGGTGACGATGTTCGACGCCGGCTTCGTGCCGATCCGGCCGCTGGCCGCCGCGCTGCACGAGGGCGAGATCCTGTTCACCTGGCTGGTGCGGGAGGTCCTGGAGGCTGATCCGCGCCCCGCCGAACGTCACGCCGTCTACGTCGCACCCTGTGCCGAGACACCCCGCCGCCATCAGCGGATCGGCGCCTACGCGCTGGTGCTGTCGGAACGCGGCGTGCTCGGCACGGTCAACTCCGCCGCCACGAAGGCGCCCGGCGTGTGGACGCTGCCGGGAGGCGGCATCGACGCAGGTGAGTCGCCTTCGGACGCGGTGCTGCGGGAGATCTTCGAGGAGACCGGCCAGGAGGTCGTCATCGACCGGGTCCTGACGCTGGAGTCCGAACACTGGATCGGCAGGACGATGTCGGGCGCACTGGAGGATTTTCACGCCCTGCGCATCATCTACGGCGCGACATGCGAAACACCCAGCGACCCCGTCGTCCACGATGTCGGTGGATCGACCGAGGGGGCCGGCTGGGTGCCTCTGCGAGCATGGCGCTCGCTGCATTGGACGAACAGCTCGCGGACGCTGCTGTCGCAGTACGCCCGCAAGCTGTCGCGAAGGGTCAGTCCCTGA